DNA from Dietzia lutea:
AGCCGTTGACGTTGAGCTTCGACCGGTCGATCGAGCCCAACGCCTTGTCCAGACCCAGCCGTTCGGTGCAGTACTCCTCGGACTCCCACGCGGCGAGGGTGGCCAGGACCTGCGAGGCGAACGCCTCGTGGATCTCGTAGTAGTCGAAGTCCTGCAGGGTGAGGCCGTTGCGGGCGAGCAGGCGCGCCACCGCGTAGGTCGGGGCCATGAGCAGGCCGTCCGGGTTGCGGCCCTCGCGCCCGTGGATGAAGTCCACGGACGCGGTCTCGGAGTCCACGAGGTAGGCGCGGACGGGCAGCTTGTGCTCGGCGGCCCACTCCTCGCTGGCCAGCAGCACCGCGGAGGCGCCGTCGGTGAGCGGGGTGGAGTTGCCGGCCGTCATGGTGGCCTCGGTGCCGTGGGCCTCGGCGTCGCGCTTTCCGAAGACGGGCTTGAGCTTGCCCAGCTTCTCCTCGGAGGAGTCGGGCCGCATATTGTCGTCGCGGGCCACGCCCAGGTACGGGGTCACCAGGTCGTCCTGGAAGCCCGACTCGTAGGAGGCGGCGAGGTTGCGGTGGCTGGCCGCGGCCAGCGCGTCCTGGTCGGCGCGCGAGACGCCGAACTCGCGGGCGGTGATCGCGGCGTGCTCGCCCATGGACAGCCCGGTGCGCGGCTCGGCGTTCTGCGGCTGCTCGGGCACGAGGCCCTGCGGGCGGATCTCGCCGAGCAGCTTGAGGCGGTCGACGGTGCTCTTGGCCGCGGTGAGCTTGATGAGGGTCTTGCGCAGGTCGTCGTTGACCGACAGCGGGGCGTCCGAGGTGGTGTCGGTGCCGCCGGCGACGCCGGACTCGATGCGGCCGAGCGCGATCGCGTCGGCG
Protein-coding regions in this window:
- a CDS encoding acetyl-CoA C-acetyltransferase, which translates into the protein MTTSPRKVAIVGGNRIPFARSNGKYADASNQDMLTAAIDGLASRYNLQGERLGSVVAGAVLKHSRDFNLTRESVIGSVLDSSTPAYDVQQACGTGLAAAIQVADAIALGRIESGVAGGTDTTSDAPLSVNDDLRKTLIKLTAAKSTVDRLKLLGEIRPQGLVPEQPQNAEPRTGLSMGEHAAITAREFGVSRADQDALAAASHRNLAASYESGFQDDLVTPYLGVARDDNMRPDSSEEKLGKLKPVFGKRDAEAHGTEATMTAGNSTPLTDGASAVLLASEEWAAEHKLPVRAYLVDSETASVDFIHGREGRNPDGLLMAPTYAVARLLARNGLTLQDFDYYEIHEAFASQVLATLAAWESEEYCTERLGLDKALGSIDRSKLNVNGSSLAAGHPFAATGGRILSATAKLLEQKGSGRALVSICAAGGQGVTAIVER